The Bacteroidota bacterium genomic interval GTTAGTGTACTTTTTTTGATGTTCACCTTTCAGGGAATCACCCAGAATGTGGTGAACAACGGTAACCAGATAGTGGTGACACCGGGTGCTTATGTTATGATTGGTGGCGACTTCATTAATAAGAACGACGGCACCAACGACGGTGTTGTTGCACTTGATGGCAATATTGTGCTGAAACAAAACTGGGTAAATTTTGCGAATAATAATGTTCTGTCACTGATTGGCTCCTCTCCTGCAGGAAACGTTATTATGGACGGGCTTACCAAACAGGCAATAGAAGGTACGAATGCATCGCACTTCGAGAATCTTATTATCCGCAATGGCGATAAAATACTGAGAGTCTCGGATTGCGAAGTTAATGATACTCTTTTTGTAGACGCCGTTCTTAAACTGAACAGCCATAAATTGATTATTGACAATCAGAATCGTGCTGCCATCCAGCATTTGAGTAATTATATCCTCAGTGAAACAGATCCATTGGTCGGTTACGGCGAACTGCAATGGAACATCGGAAGTGTGTTGGACACTTACGAAATTCCGTTTGGCTCAGGGCTCATTGCTTCAAACGATTTAAATGTGACATTCACAACGAGAACGCCCGGACAGCCCAACAGCGGCGGCGTATCATTTGCCACCTACCCTGCCGACTGTAAGAATTTCCCCTTGCCCACGGGTGTTATGAGCCTTGATAAAGATTATGATTTGGTTGTAAACCGCTACTGGATTATTGATCCGCTGTATCTGAACGCAAAGCCCGGTGCAGATATCACCTTCAGGTATACTGAAGAAGATGTAAACCCGCGCTGCAACGCTCGTATGACCGAAGGCGACCTTAAAGCAGTATCCTATAATACACTTACCAATGAATGGAACGACAGCCTTGCTACCGGCACTGATGCTCCGGCAAGCAACCTGCTGTTTGCTGAAAATATCACACAGGATAATTTTTACGCGCCCTGGGCATTGGTAAATGAATTCAAACCATGGGAATTCTTTACACCGAATGCTTTTACACCTAACGGCGATGGCGTAAATGATGAGTTCAGACCCATTGGTTATAATCTGGAATTTCAAACTTTTGAAATGTCTATTTACGATCGTTGGGGCGGGAAGATTTATGAAACCACTGATTACAATGCGCCGTGGAAGGGTCGTGCATGGAATAGTTCACAAAAATGCCCGGGTGGCGTTTATACCTGGTTGGTGTTTGTTACCGACAAATACGGCAAGATCAGCAAATACAGGGGTATTGTAACCCTGGTTCCATAGATTTTTAGAAAACTTTAAGTTAAAATATTATGAGGTTGCAGCAATTTGAGCCGCAACCTCTTTTGCTTATGTAAACAATATTTATAACTTTGACCAATCAAACGAATCTAAGCCAATGAGAGCATTTATCGCAATAATTATCATCTCTATATTTTGCTGTTTTCAAACTAATGCACAGGACACCGTACGTTTTTTGAATGGCCGCTGCATCAGTGGCAAGGTAGTAAGCAATTCGAATGAAACAATCATTCATCTTACCAAATCACACAAGACACATTCAAAGACCAAAAAATATTTCAAGGAAGATGTTTTTGATATCCGCTATGGCACAGGGAGCAAAGAGGTACTTTACCTTGCCGACAGCAATCGTGGAAACTATTTTAGTGAGGATGAAATGGATCGTTACATTTCCGGAATGCAAAATGCGCGCATAAATTATAAGGCACCCTGGGTAACTGTTGGTGGATTTGCGGCAGGTGCAGCAGGTCTGTATTGGGGCTTCTGGGGATTGGCGGCACCTGCAGCTTATGCAGTCACCTTTTCAGTAATTCCGGTTAAAACAAAAGGGAAACCTTATCTGAAAGACCATATCGGCGACGAATATTACATAGAAGGTTTTAATGCTATGGCACACCGAAAGAAAGTAAAAAATGCTTTACTCGGGGGCATTGGAGGCGCACTGCTTGTCGGAATAACGACGGCCATTCTCACTTTCAAATTTGCCAATGACTGATAAAAAAAAGAGCTTTCAAATGAAAGCTCTTTTTTTTTATCCTCAAAGAATCAGAATTACTTTCTCACTTCAATTTTTCGTGTTTGTACCGCACCGTCATTTTCAATTCGAATAAAATAGCTGCCGGCAGGTAAAGCACTTATATCAATAGTTTCAGAAACTCCTGCACTATTAATTCTGGCTACATTCATACCAAGCATATTGTAAATTTCAACACGGGCATTTACAGCATTGTCAATATTAATGAAGTTTTTGGCAGGATTCGGATAAATAGAAACGGCCGAGGTTTGGTTGGTACCAATGCCGCTGCAAATATCAATATTGGCGGTAGTATCCTGAGCAGAAGTGAAAAAACAGTATCCTACAAAAATATCGCCGAGTGTAATGGTGTACGGGGCTGCAACTGCGTATTGATGCGATGTGTCAATTGCGTTGAATAAAGTCGGGCTGTCTCCAAAATTCCATCCGAACTGGTATTTTGTTGAGTCAACGTTCACATAATACTCATACATACGATCTACGTAAATGGCAGGATGCACATTGGTGAAGTTTACTAAGTCTCCATTATTGATGCAAGTTTTATCCATTGTGAAATAAACCCGGGCAAGAGTGTAATTTACAATAGGTTCAATAAGCCAGTCGCAATCATAACCATAGGATAAAATACGCGCCCAGGTCATTCCTGCTTTTATTCTTGCAAGATTTTCACCCTGTCCGTCATTAGCAGCATTGTCATTCGTAGCAATACCAACCGCATTTGCACCGGCATTTGTAATAACAATTACATACGGGGCACTTACGGCTATAGCATTTGTGAACATAGCACGCTGCAGTACACCGTTTGAACCCAATGAGTCAACATTGACGGTTGTAGTTGCAAGAGCGCTGCCTGTGGGCATTGAATCGGCGCCTGCAAGAAATAACTGCACGGTAACTGTTATAGAAGGTACATTATAAGCTTTGCCATAGAAATTTGCACCTTTCACATTGATAGTCTGAGGTGCATTGAAATACTGAGCAATAGACGGCGTTGTTGCACTCACCTGAAAACCGGTTGTTCCGGTAGTTTTCATCCACACATAAAGAAGCGTATCGGTATACGGTACCTTACTGTTTGGATTCAGCTCAACGCGATTTACCTCACCGCGTTTGCCGACTATCTTGCCGGGGATAAGATTTAATCCTGATTGCGCCATAATAAAGGCAGTACAGGCAAAGAAGAGAATAATGGGTAGAGCAATTTTTTTCATGATTATAATGGATTAGATTTATAATAATTAATATTTTACAGCAAATGTATACACGACGGATGTTATTTCCAAATTATTGAATTACTTCGGACCACTGTCTTCCCTTTTGCTTAAGGCATCCCAACCCTGAGCAAGAACAGGTACCGATTGTCCACTGCGTGTAATCATACTCAAGCCATCCTTAATATCGGTTATATGACCAATAATAGTAACATTTTCCACTTGCTGTATCCGTTTTAATTCCGTGATAGGAATGGTAAACAGCAGTTCATAGTCTTCACCTCCGTTAAGAGCAACTGTTGTCGGATCCAGTTTAAATTCTTCGGCAAGTGTAACTGTTGCTGCATCTACAGGTAGTTTATCCTCGTAAATGGCAGCACCGCTTTTCGAATTTTTACACAGATGCATTATTTCAGAAGCCAGCCCATCACTGATGTCAATCATGGAAGTCGGCTTCAAACCAGCAATTTTCAGCTTTTTCACAATGTCTGTCCGGGCTTCAGGCTTCAGTTGCCGCTCCAGCGGATAATCATATCCTTCGAGGTCTGGCTGCATTTCGGGGTCGGCTCTAAAAACAACTTTTTCGCGTTCGAGCAGCAACAGTCCGGCATATGCGCCACCCAGATCGCCCGAAACACAAATCAAATCATGCTCCTTCGCACCTGACCGATATACAACATCTTCCTTGGCAACATCGCCCAGTACCGTAATAGAGATGAACATACCCGTTGTACTGCTGGTTGTATCACCACCCACAATATCAACCTTATAACGTTCGCAAGCGAGCTTCAGTCCGGCATAAAACTCATCAAGCGCCTCAACCGGGAAGCGGTTTGATACGGCAAGGCCCACGGTAATCTGCTTCGGCATGCCGTTCATGGCGCATATATCAGAAAAATTAACCACTGCGGCTTTGTAGCCAAGGTGTTTCAGCGGTGTATAGGTCAAATCAAAATGAACGCCCTCAACCAACAAATCAGTTGACACCAATATGAAACGATCGCCGGCATCAATAACCGCCGCATCATCGCCCACGCCTTTTACGGTTTGTTCATGGAATATTGTAATATCAGCCGTCAGGCGGTCAATTAAACCAAATTCGCCCAATTCAGACAATTCGGTTCTGCTTTGTTCAGGTTCTATCATAACGCAAAAATAATCAGTTTATGAACAGGAAAAGAAAAGAAAATGCAAAATCGTCGGCATCCCGAAAAGGACAAAACTACCAGGAACCAAAACCAATAATAATTATCTTTGTGAATAACCGATTCTCAGATGTCTTCATTAAGTTTAAAGGAACATATCGCGCAAAGCAGACTGGCTGTTGACGCCAACAAGGCAAAAGGCAACCGCCATGCCGAATTGCTTTCGGGTTTGTATGCCGATAGTTCACGCTTTCTTGAAGAACTGTTACAGAACACTGAAGACGCCTACCGCCAAGTTGGTGCCGCGAACAGTGAAAACACATTATTGTTCAGACTTTTTTCCGACCGTCTGGAAGTATCTCATAACGGAAAGTGCTTTGATGAAGACGACCTTAAATCCATTACAACCTTTGCCAATACTACAAAATCGAAGTATAAGGATGTAAACCTGATCGGAAAATTCGGCATCGGTTTTAAAAGCGTATTTGCAATAACAAATGAGCCTCAAATCCATTCCGGAAATTATCATTTTAAGATACGCGATTACGAAGTTCTTGAAGAAATTGTCCCACTAACCGACATTTCAGAATATTCAACATCCATTGTCCTTCCGTTTAAAAATGACACGACAATTTACAAACTTGTTGAAAAAGCCCTGAAAAATCTGGGCTCAGGCCATCTTCTATTTCTAGACAGATTGAATTGCCTTGAAGTAGAACTCCTCGGAAAAGCGAATGTCAGTATTCGGAAAACAATTGTGGAAAAAAGCAACAATTGCTCCACTATATGCATTGGTTACAACGGGAACCGCAAACCTGAAGAAAATTTCCTGCTGCTAAAAACGCCTGCCAAATCGGTAAAAGGAAACATTGCCATTGCATTTCATTTGGAACATAAAAATGAACATTCAAGCATTTGCAGTGCCGGGAATACGCATCTGTTCTCGTGGTTTCCGACCCTTCAGGAAACAGGCTTGCAGTTTTTTGTTCATGCTCCATTTACCACAACGCCAACACGAGAATTCATCCCTTTTGATATTGTCCGAACACCCGAAAATATCAGACTTGCAGAAGAGCTTTCAAAACTTTTTGTATCATCATTGACCGTGATGCGCGACAGCGGCTATTTATCTCCTGAATGGCTCGCTGTAATGCCGCTTACAGCTTCGCAAATTACCGACAAACCCGACAATTCAAAACTCATATACACCCTCATTCACAAAGCCTTTAATCAGACTGTTCAGCAAAAGAAATTCTTGCCTTCAGGTAATGGCGCATTCTGTAAAGCCCTTGAAGCCTGCCTTATTGAAGATAAAGAACTGACGGCTCTACTCGGTAAAAAAGGAATGAACGAACTTTTCGGATTCGATTGCGCCATTGATAATGCAAGCTGGAAAGACTTTCCGGAAGTAAAAGAGTTTCTTATTTCAACAATCAGATTACGTGAAATTACAACTGATAATTTTGCATTTCGTCTTTCCGTGAACCCCGGATTTTTGCAAAAACAAAAAGCGCCATGGTTCATCAGGCTGTACTACTTACTTTTAAAACACCCATCGCTGTGGGATAGCACACATGCTTCAGAATACTACAGTCTGCGCAATAAAGAAATTATTCTTACCAAAGATGGCTCCCTGAAAACCGCATTTGACAGCGATGGCACTGCTCAGCTGTTTCCATTCGCAAAACATGGATTTAAAATTCATTCGGCCATTCGCCGTGATATGGACGCCATGAAATTTCTAAGCGCATTGTGCGAAAACGTTGAACCAATCAATCGTCGCAATAAAACTCAATGGCAGCCCGATGTTTTAGCTGAAGATGCTCCTGTTCACGTTCATGAGTTCACCCCATCCGATGATATTAGTATTGCACCCGCATTTTCCGCATTGATGCAGCCCGAAATTATTGCGCACAGCATTACCGCAATGGCTGTAGAATCAAATAACATTATAAATGATAAGGTGCGTGAATGGGCAATTTCCTATGTCAAAAGGACTTTACTCCAACATAAAAAGTATAATTTTACTGAAAATACGATATCCGGAATTGACCTTTGTTTCGTAAATTCTGAGCAGCAAACCAATTTTGTGCAGGTGCTCGGGAGAACCATCGGACAACTTGATTTTTACGCATCACCGTCGTTTTTGCAGGCAGCCATAAAAAGCTTGCTTGAAAATAAATGCGAACAGCTTGTGTGGATTTTTGTAGAAGCAGTCGGCAGCACATTGGCTAAAGCAACAATAGTAAGTAATCCATTAAAACTCGTATCTGAAGGGAAAATAAAATTTTTACCAACAGCTATTAAAATCAACGAACTTTGAAACTCCTTTTACACTCCTGACGAAAACTTCGACGCATGTACGCTATTGTTGATATCGAGACCACAGGCGGTCGCCAGATAGACCGTATTACTGAAATTGCCGTTTATGTTCATGATGGCACCAAAATAGTGGATGAATATACGACACTGGTAAATCCTGAATTAAGCATCCCCTACTTCGTTCAGCGGCTCACCGGAATAACGAATGAAATGGTTACAAGTGCGCCAAAATTCTACGAAGTGGCACGCCGCATTGTCGAGATTACCAATAACTGTATGTTCGTTGCGCATAATGCCAGTTTCGATTACAACTTTCTTAAAGGAGAATTCAAACGTCTGGGCTATCATTACAAACGTAAAATGCTGTGTACGGTAAAGCTTTCGCGAAGGCTGCTACCCGGCATGCCGTCATACAGCCTGGGTAAATTATGCAATGAACTGGGCATCGAAGTAGTTGGAAGACACCGTGCCGCTGGCGATGCACTCGCCACGGTAAAACTATTTGAAAAACTTTTAAGCGTAGGTGTTGACAGCAAAGATATCTTTTCGAGTTCCAGGCTCAGCGCCATAAGCCGTCATCATCCACTGCTCGACCCCCTGAAAATTGAAGGACTTCCGGAAGAGCCCGGTGTGTATCATTTTCATGACGACAAGAATAACCTTATCTATATCGGTAAAAGCCGAAACATTTACTCGCGCGTAATGGCGCATTTCGGAAATAATACCACGCGTGCTATGAATATGTGTGAGCGCATTGCCGATATTCAGTACGAACTCACAGGCAGCGAACTCATCGCGTTGCTTATTGAATCGGCTGAAATAAAAAAGAATAAGCCGGTATTTAACCGGGCACAACGCCGCACCGGCTACACCTACGGTATCTTTGAAAGCACGGATGCGAACGGATACCGGGTGCTGAAACTCGACAAAAATAATTGCTCCGAGCTCCCATTGATGACCTTTACCTCCAAGTTTGAAGGACAGCGCTGGCTCGAAAAAACGGTCGAGAAGAACCGCCTTTGCCAAAAACTGACCGGACTATACAAGACGGATGGTGCGTGTTTTCATCACGCCGTACAGCAGTGCGACGGTGCATGCATCGGTCAGGAACCGCCCGACGAATACAACCTCCGCGTAGAAAAAGCGCTCTCGGCATTCCGTTTCGACAATCAGAATTTTTTCATTATTGACAAAGGAAGAAACAAAGACGAAAAAGCAGTGATTAAAATTGAAAAAGGCCGTTACATAGGATGGGGCTACGCCGACACCATGGAGGCCGTTTCAGACATCGAATCGCTGAATAACTACATCACTCCTGCCGACGATAACCGAGACGTGCAGCAGATTATACGAAGCTATTTACGGCATCATAAAGTTGAAAAAATGATTATATATTAGTCGTAAGTCAAGAGTCGAGAGTCAAGAGAAAAATGATTTAACGATTTATTGTTTAGGCTGCAATGATTTAAGTATGCCTCGCAATATTCGTGATATTTCATCAGAGTCTTTAATCAGCAAGCTTTGCTCCTCCTCATTTATATATTTCAGCTTTAATGCAAGATATGTCATCGATTTTACTTCACTGCACGAGCTTTTGGCCATATAAATGAATCGTGAGAAATCTGCATCTGAACTTCGGTCAAATCCTTCGGCAACATTGTTTGAAATTGAAATAGCAGCTCTTTGAATCTGGTCCTTAAACCCAAAATCCTTCAGATTCTTAAAAACTGAATAAATGGTCACGGCATAATCCTGTGCTTTCTGCCAGGCAATTATATCTTCAAATTTGTGAATTATCATATCTCTATTTTTTTTCTTCTGTTTTTTTTGACTTACGACTATTTTTTTTGACTCTTCATCAGCCTCTGGCGTTTCGACAAGCTCAACGACCGAGGCTTTTTGACTCTCGACTCTTGACTCACGACTAATATATTTTACATTTTTTTCAGCTTCTTCTTCAATAGTTCAACATCGCTTCTGAGGTTTTCTACTGTTTTCAGCACATTCTGGCTGAAACTGTTGGGTTCTGGAAGCTCGCTGCTAATGTAATTCACAAATTTCCATACCTCGCGCAGCTGATTGACCGGCATTTCGTACGGCGCATAGGCAGGATTGAATGAATGCAGCATCAGCAGGCCGTTTTCACGTATCCTGTTCTCGGCTATCTTGAATACGATACCGTCGTCGAGTGTCAGAAAAACATAGGCATGGCGGTCGCGGATGTGATGCCAGTTCTGTACAAACTCACAGGTAATCCACGAACCGCTTGGTATCGGGAGCATGGAATCACCGCTTATCTGAAATGTCCGGTATTTTCGTTCATGCGAAAGAAAGGGCAACTGGAATGTTTGCAGCGACTGTATGTATTCGGGATCCGCAAAACCACTGGCATATCCGGCTTTTGCCTTGACGGGAACAAGTTCAATGTTCTCGTTATTCTCACGGTCAACTGTGGTAGCCAGCACCCTGATTTTACTTCCGGTGATGTAAGTATCGTAACCCCGCTCAAGCTGCGACAGACTGCTTTCGGGCATACCGCTCAGGTCGGTTTTTACCAGTGTGTCAATAGAGATATTATAGTATCTGGAAAATGCCAGCAGCGCATCAATATTGGGCTGTGCCACCTCATTTTCGTAGCCGCTCAGCGTAGAGCGTTTCATCTCCAGTGCAAAGGCCACCTCTTCCTGAGTACGACCGTGGCGCTTGCGCAAAAATTTAATATTTGATGCAAACTGCATAGACTTATGGGATTAAGTTATAATGATAAAAATATCTGTTCTGCTGTTACAAATTTACTGTTTTTTTTGATTATATTGTAATCACTATACTGATTAATTTTTAATCAAAGATACAATCATCAACATCAAAAAACAAGTGGAAACGCATAATAACCGTAATATTATTCATCTCGACCTGGACTCATTCTTTGTTTCGGTAGAACGGTTGCTGAATTCAAGCCTTGTCGGGAAGCCTGTGATTATCGGAGGCACTTCCGACCGGGGCGTAGTGTCGAGCTGCAGCTACGAGGCGCGGAAATATGGCGTAACGTCGGCTATGCCGATGCGTATGGCGCGTTCGCTTTGCGCTGATGCCGTGGTGATACGCGGCGACATGGATCAATATTCAAAATACTCGCGCATTGTTACCGACATCATTGCCGAAAAAGCGCCTCTCTTCGAAAAAGCCTCTATCGACGAGCATTACATTGATGTTACCGGCATGGATCGTTTTTTTGGTACGCAGAAATGGTCGCAGGAACTCAGGAAATATATTATAGATAATACGGGATTACCCATTTCCATGGGATTATCCATAAACAAAACCGTATCTAAAATAGCCACCGGAGAAGCCAAGCCCAACGGAGAAATCTACGTTTCGCCCGATAACACACGTCCGTTTCTGGCGCCGCTCTCCATACGCAAGATACCGATGATAGGCGAAAAAACATTCCAGATGCTGCGTTCCATGGGCATCGTAACCATCGATACGCTGAGTCACATTCCGCCCGATATGATGCAGCGCGTGCTGGGCACCAACGGTCTGGTGATATGGAAAAAGGCGAACGGCATCGACAATACACCCGTGCAGCAGTTCAGCGAACGTATATCTGTGGGTACGGAAACCACCTTCGAAAACGACACCATAGACATAACACGTATACGGCAGATGCTGGTGAGTATGGTAGAGAAAATCGCTTATCAGGCACGCAAAAAACAAAAACTCGCGTCGTGTATCACCATCAAAATACGGTATTCAAATTTCGATACGCACACCTTACAGAAACGCCTTCCCTACACATCATTCGATCATGTGCTGATACCCGCGGCCATCAGCCTGTTCGATAAACTGTACCAGCGCAGAATGCTTATACGGCTTGTGGGCGTAAGACTCAGCGGACTCATAAGCGGCGTGCAGCAGATAAATATGTTTGACGATACACCCGAAATGGTGAGCCTCTACACCGCCATGGATAAGATACGTAAACGCTACGGCAGCAAGGCAATTTTGAGGGCAGTAGGATTGCATGATGAACTAAGAAATAATAACTAAAAATTAATAATGGGAAATTATAAAAATTAAATAGACCTCACGCAAAGACGCAAAGGCGCAAAGTTTTTTTCATTTTCAAATTAACTAATTGACAAATTTTCAAATTAAATAGACCTCACGCAAAGACGCGTTACAAACTTTTTGACTTTACGACTTTATGGACTTTCTGACTTTATAAACTATCATTTTTAATTATTCATTGTATTTAAACTGCCACACATATTACAGCCTCCGATACGGCACACTTTCGCCTGAACAGCTGGTGGAAGATGCCGTTGCAAAAGGTGTGCACACACTTGCGCTTACCGACATCAACAGCTCGCAGGGAATGCTTGATTTTGTAAAACTGTGCAACGAGAATAATGTAAAGCCTATTGCCGGTGTCGAATTCCGCAACGACGACACCCACGTTTATACAGGAATAGCGCTGAACAACGAAGGTTTTCGCGAATTGAACGAAATCGTGACGCTGCACAGTGAACGCGGAGAACCCTATCCCGCTAAGGCGCCACGCACATCTCACTCGGTATTTATTTATCCGTTCGGGCCGGAAATAAAGGCTATATGCGAAGAATATGAGTTCATAGGTATTCGTCCGTCAGACCTCAACCGGCTTCAGTTCTCAAAAATAAAAATTGATGCTTCGCGGCTTGTGATGATGCAGCCGGTAACATTCAAAGACACAACCGGGTTTCATGCACACCGCTATCTGCGGGCTATTGACCACAATACGCTCATCACCAAACTGCAACCCCATCAGGCAGCCATGCCCGACGAGATTATGCTCAGCCCGGATGCACTGAGAGCAATTTATGCAGACCATCCTCAGATTATAAAAAACACCGAAAAGCTGCTTTCGCAATGCTCCATTGCATTTGATTATAACGGCATAAAAAACCGTAAAACCTTTACGGGAAATGCCTCTGACGACAGGCTGCTGCTTGAAAAATTAGCTTTTGACGGGCTTGAATACCGATACGGAAAAACGAACCGTACTGCCCGTGAGCGTGTGCTGAAAGAGCTCGCTATCATTGACAAACTCGGCTTCTCATCGTATTTCCTCATCACCTGGGATATTATCCGCTACTCCATGTCGCGCGGTTTTTACCATGTAGGACGAGGCAGCGGCGCTAATTCAATTGTGGCGTACTGTCTCAAAATTACCGAGGTCGACCCGATAGAACTTGACCTGTACTTCGAGCGCTTCATCAATCCGAAGCGCAGCAGCCCGCCCGATTTTGATATTGATTATTCGTGGAAAGAACGTGACGAAGTGATAGACTACATCTTTAAACGCTACGGCAGCAAGCATACCGCGCTGTTAGGCGCCACATCAACATTCAGAGACCGCTCAACCTACCGCGAACTGGGCAAAGTAGTAGGTTTGCCCAAAGCCGAGATTGATGAACTGGTCAAGAATCCCGAAAAGGTAAAAGACAACAGCCGGCTTACGCAGCAGCTATACGCACTGTCCAATTATCTGGCCGACTTCCCCAATATTCGCAGCATACACGCCGGCGGCATCCTGATATCGGAAGAACCCATGACCTGCTATACCGCACTGGACATGCCGCCAAAAGGCTTTCCCACCACACAGTGGGATATGTATGTTGCCGAAGATTTTCATTTTGAGAAGCTGGATATCCTCAGCCAGCGCGGCATCGGGCACATACGCGAATGTGCCGACATTATTTACGCTAACAAGGGCGTAAGCGTAGACATCCATCGTGTCAACGTTTTCAAAAAAGACAAGACCGTAAAAAAACAATTGAAGGATGGCGAAACCATCGGATGCTTTTATGTTGAAAGTCCGGCCATGCGGGGATTATTAAAGAAATTGCGATGCGACAATTACCTCACGCTGGTGGCTGCAAGTTCCATCATAAGACCGGGTGTGGCGCGCTCGGGCATGATGCGGGAGTACATCAAGCGTTTTCACGACCCCAAAGGCTTCAGCTATATACATCCCGTGATGGAAGAACAGCTCAAAGAAACATTCGGCGTGATGGTGTATCAGGAAGATGTACTTAAGGTTTGTCACCACTTTGCGGGTCTCGACCTTGCCGATGCCGATGTACTGCGGCGTGCCATGAGCGGCAAAGTGCGCGGCAAAAAAGAGATGCAGCGCATTGTAAATAAATTTTTCGAGAACTGCCGTTCGTTCGGTTACCCGGAAAATGTTACAAAAGAAGTGTGGCGGCAGATAGAATCCTTTGCGGGATATTCGTTCTCCAAGGCGCACTCCGCCTCGTATGCCGCAGAAAGCTTTCAGAGCCTGTATCTCAAGGCGCATTACCCGCATGAATTTATGGTAGCGGTTATTAATAATTTTGGAGGTTATTACCGCACATGGGTATATTTTAATGAAGCCAAACGTTGCGGTGCGACCATCAAACTGCCCTGCGTGAATGCCGGCAACTACATTACGAGTATTCACGGAAAAGATATTTACATCGGATTCATCCACATCGCAAATCTTGAAGCAGCCACGGCGAAAGGGATAGAATCGGAAC includes:
- the dnaE gene encoding DNA polymerase III subunit alpha, producing the protein MYLNCHTYYSLRYGTLSPEQLVEDAVAKGVHTLALTDINSSQGMLDFVKLCNENNVKPIAGVEFRNDDTHVYTGIALNNEGFRELNEIVTLHSERGEPYPAKAPRTSHSVFIYPFGPEIKAICEEYEFIGIRPSDLNRLQFSKIKIDASRLVMMQPVTFKDTTGFHAHRYLRAIDHNTLITKLQPHQAAMPDEIMLSPDALRAIYADHPQIIKNTEKLLSQCSIAFDYNGIKNRKTFTGNASDDRLLLEKLAFDGLEYRYGKTNRTARERVLKELAIIDKLGFSSYFLITWDIIRYSMSRGFYHVGRGSGANSIVAYCLKITEVDPIELDLYFERFINPKRSSPPDFDIDYSWKERDEVIDYIFKRYGSKHTALLGATSTFRDRSTYRELGKVVGLPKAEIDELVKNPEKVKDNSRLTQQLYALSNYLADFPNIRSIHAGGILISEEPMTCYTALDMPPKGFPTTQWDMYVAEDFHFEKLDILSQRGIGHIRECADIIYANKGVSVDIHRVNVFKKDKTVKKQLKDGETIGCFYVESPAMRGLLKKLRCDNYLTLVAASSIIRPGVARSGMMREYIKRFHDPKGFSYIHPVMEEQLKETFGVMVYQEDVLKVCHHFAGLDLADADVLRRAMSGKVRGKKEMQRIVNKFFENCRSFGYPENVTKEVWRQIESFAGYSFSKAHSASYAAESFQSLYLKAHYPHEFMVAVINNFGGYYRTWVYFNEAKRCGATIKLPCVNAGNYITSIHGKDIYIGFIHIANLEAATAKGIESERRTNGTYSGLDDFIARTGTTLDQMLILIKAGAFGFTGKSKPQLYWEVHLLTNKAERTPRPAEMFHTPVKKYKLPALQQSDIEDAWDEIELMEMPVTLTWFDLLKTTFRGEIPASELIKHVGKTIRMIGQLVTIKYVKTIKNEWMHFGTFIDVHGEIFDTVHFPNSLKQYPFKGNGLYLILGKVTEEFDYPSITVDKMEKLPVTEDPRRK